A genome region from Bombilactobacillus bombi includes the following:
- the murD gene encoding UDP-N-acetylmuramoyl-L-alanine--D-glutamate ligase produces the protein MNLIPNYQNKKILIVGLAKSGFYAAKLLHQLGAQVIVNDYKKLTADNPQVQELNSLNIKVITGSHPLSLLDDNIDLIVKNPGISYDNPLIKQAQIKHIPIITEPELAYEISEAPFICVTGTNGKTTTTTLIQLILDCNRSIGHAYKAGNIGIPAIKVAQQATNNDDIVVEMSSFQLMGITQLRPQIAVLTNIYEAHLDYHKTRANYIKAKMNITKNQTPADYFVVNFDQQEWQELAKQTNAQVVPFSRLNKTQAGAYQKGNYLYFKNEKIISVADLALPGQHNIENYLAAIAVAKIYGKSTADICQILTTFKGVKHRMQFVKKLAGRSIYNDSKATNIEATTVALQSFTQPVVLIAGGLDRGFTFDELIGPMKNVKAIVLYGETKKLMAATAQKAHISTIKLVDNLDEAVPLAWSLTSPGDILLLSPAAASWDQFKTFEERGDRFLSDIEKLGE, from the coding sequence ATGAACTTAATTCCAAATTATCAAAATAAAAAAATTTTGATTGTTGGTTTAGCTAAAAGTGGCTTTTATGCAGCTAAGTTATTACATCAACTTGGAGCTCAAGTAATTGTTAATGATTATAAGAAACTAACTGCTGATAATCCACAAGTGCAAGAATTAAATAGTCTTAATATTAAAGTGATTACTGGCTCACACCCGTTATCTTTGTTGGACGACAATATTGATTTGATTGTTAAAAATCCGGGGATTTCATATGATAATCCATTAATTAAACAAGCGCAAATTAAGCACATTCCAATCATCACAGAACCAGAGTTAGCTTATGAAATTTCGGAGGCTCCTTTTATTTGTGTCACGGGAACCAATGGTAAGACCACCACAACGACGTTGATTCAACTAATTTTGGATTGCAATCGGTCGATTGGGCATGCTTATAAGGCAGGTAACATTGGGATTCCAGCAATTAAGGTAGCTCAACAAGCAACTAATAATGATGATATTGTCGTAGAAATGTCTAGTTTTCAATTAATGGGCATTACTCAATTACGTCCCCAAATTGCAGTATTGACGAATATTTATGAGGCTCATCTCGATTACCATAAAACACGAGCTAACTACATTAAAGCCAAAATGAATATCACTAAAAACCAAACACCTGCAGATTATTTTGTGGTCAATTTTGATCAGCAGGAGTGGCAAGAATTAGCAAAACAAACCAACGCGCAGGTTGTGCCTTTTTCACGTCTTAATAAGACTCAAGCTGGTGCTTATCAAAAAGGTAATTATTTATATTTTAAAAATGAAAAAATTATTTCTGTGGCCGACTTGGCTTTACCAGGACAACATAATATTGAAAATTATTTGGCTGCCATTGCAGTGGCTAAAATTTATGGTAAGTCGACTGCTGATATCTGTCAGATATTAACTACTTTTAAGGGTGTCAAACACCGCATGCAATTTGTTAAAAAATTAGCAGGACGAAGTATTTATAATGATTCTAAGGCTACAAATATAGAAGCCACAACGGTCGCTTTGCAATCTTTTACTCAACCAGTGGTTTTAATTGCAGGTGGATTAGATCGTGGTTTTACTTTTGATGAACTAATTGGTCCTATGAAAAATGTGAAAGCAATTGTTCTTTATGGAGAGACCAAAAAGTTAATGGCAGCAACCGCACAAAAAGCTCATATTTCAACAATTAAGTTAGTTGACAACTTAGATGAAGCTGTGCCTTTAGCTTGGTCATTAACTAGCCCAGGTGATATCTTATTATTATCACCAGCAGCAGCTAGTTGGGATCAGTTCAAGACCTTTGAAGAACGTGGAGATCGATTCTTAAGCGACATTGAAAAATTAGGTGAATGA
- the mraY gene encoding phospho-N-acetylmuramoyl-pentapeptide-transferase: MENLKFLWPLISSFAIVIILMPLFIKMMVINKEGQQIREEGPSWQQKAKAGTPTMGGLIFLIAILATNIWTSSLEQLYTTSLFLISLMLLLFGLIGFLDDFIKLKKKRNLGLYAWQKSTLQLLFAIVFVAIYFHYQLPIDLQIGPFILHSAIIFILFLIFWIVGFSNAVNLTDGLDGLVAGLSIIAFATYAYIAYKQQNMDILLVCVSVIGAMIAFLLFNHKPAKIFMGDVGSLALGATLAAISILLGNPWSLIWIGIVFVLETASVIIQVAVFKITGKRVFKMSPIHHHFEMSGWSEWKVVAVFWIVGLLASISYLLIFVG; encoded by the coding sequence ATGGAGAATCTAAAATTTTTATGGCCCTTAATAAGTAGCTTTGCAATAGTTATCATCTTAATGCCACTTTTTATTAAAATGATGGTCATCAATAAGGAAGGACAGCAAATTAGAGAAGAGGGGCCTTCATGGCAACAAAAGGCAAAGGCCGGAACCCCTACGATGGGTGGCTTGATTTTTTTAATTGCCATTTTAGCGACTAATATTTGGACTAGTTCTTTGGAGCAACTTTATACTACGTCCTTATTCTTAATTAGTTTGATGTTGCTATTATTTGGTTTAATTGGTTTTTTAGATGATTTTATTAAATTAAAGAAAAAAAGAAATTTAGGATTATATGCTTGGCAGAAATCGACTCTTCAATTACTTTTTGCAATAGTTTTTGTAGCGATATATTTTCATTATCAGTTACCGATTGATTTACAAATTGGACCGTTTATTTTACATTCAGCCATTATTTTTATTTTGTTTTTAATTTTTTGGATAGTTGGATTTTCTAATGCGGTTAATCTAACTGACGGCTTAGATGGGTTAGTTGCAGGCTTAAGTATTATTGCTTTTGCTACGTATGCTTATATTGCTTATAAGCAACAAAATATGGACATTCTTTTAGTATGTGTGAGTGTGATTGGCGCTATGATTGCCTTTTTGCTCTTTAATCATAAGCCAGCCAAAATTTTCATGGGAGACGTCGGTTCCTTGGCATTAGGTGCAACTTTAGCTGCCATCTCCATTTTATTGGGTAATCCATGGTCATTGATTTGGATTGGTATCGTATTTGTTCTTGAAACTGCCAGTGTTATTATTCAAGTAGCCGTTTTTAAAATAACTGGCAAACGAGTTTTTAAAATGTCTCCGATTCATCATCATTTTGAAATGTCCGGTTGGTCAGAATGGAAAGTCGTGGCAGTTTTTTGGATTGTAGGATTATTAGCAAGTATTAGTTATTTATTAATTTTTGTGGGATAG
- a CDS encoding penicillin-binding protein yields MKDSKKQRYILKKARRDRRIIGLFFLGVIALFFVYFMGRFAYIAVSGRVDNVNLTQRTTRKYRHQKTLWAQRGTIYAYDGSKLAYSDKTYLVFAVLDKKYVDNNKKPLYVTDKKRAAKVLSQYISLSEEQIYRTLSLKNKFQVEFGSPGTNLSLNVKKAIEQHHLTGIYFYSTPSRSYPNGSLAANTIGLAQSQTVGKHHLLKGTMGLEQYYDQQLQGSNGYAVRWIDPQGYNLPQTHEKIKKPRQGKNIYTTLDPNYQYYLEQLVSQVANKYHPRSMQAFVTNPKTGDIIAMTQRPTFDPITKVGLNNSWRNINVQDQYEPGSVMKVMTLAAAIESHHYNPNQYYHSGSINIGGCVVKDWNLSGWGDIPLEQAFVRSSNVGMVFLEQQMGANTWLEYLKKFHIGQKTEITLPGEVAGNINFQHLSDQAITSFGQSVDVTGVQMIQALGAIGNQGVMMKPRIVSQIEDPNTDSVKKIKTQKVGQPVSAATAQKVLNAMRDVVQQKYGTGTVYKIEGQDIAVKTGTAQIASSSGGYLAGGNNYIYSVAGLAPASNPKYLVYITMQQPQNMDKSAEQILAEIFNPMMQRLLGTGTIENVKPNTSAITLPDVTGSTLAQAQKSLQKQQLNIGIAGTGSTVVQQLPSANSNILRGQRVVLLTNGAMTMPDVTGWSKNDLLKLSEITGKKIVLNGRGYAVKQNIAPGAVLNTVKQITIELK; encoded by the coding sequence ATGAAGGATTCAAAAAAACAACGTTACATACTAAAAAAGGCAAGACGTGATCGAAGAATAATTGGATTATTCTTTCTTGGCGTAATTGCCTTATTTTTTGTTTATTTTATGGGACGATTTGCTTATATTGCTGTTAGTGGTCGAGTAGATAACGTTAATTTAACTCAAAGAACGACACGTAAATATCGACATCAAAAAACTTTGTGGGCACAACGGGGAACAATTTATGCTTATGATGGTTCTAAATTAGCCTATAGTGATAAGACTTATCTAGTTTTTGCTGTACTTGATAAAAAATATGTTGATAACAACAAAAAGCCCTTATATGTAACCGATAAAAAACGGGCGGCAAAGGTTTTAAGTCAATATATTTCATTAAGTGAAGAGCAAATTTATCGTACTTTAAGTTTAAAAAATAAATTCCAAGTTGAATTTGGTAGTCCGGGAACTAATTTGAGCTTAAATGTTAAAAAAGCTATTGAACAACATCATCTCACAGGAATTTATTTTTATTCGACACCTTCTCGCTCTTATCCTAATGGCAGCTTAGCTGCAAATACTATTGGCTTAGCTCAATCACAAACCGTAGGCAAACATCATCTTTTAAAGGGAACTATGGGTTTAGAACAATATTACGATCAGCAGTTACAAGGCAGTAATGGTTATGCTGTAAGATGGATTGATCCGCAAGGCTACAATTTGCCCCAAACTCATGAAAAAATCAAAAAGCCTCGTCAAGGAAAAAACATTTATACTACTTTAGATCCTAATTACCAATATTATTTGGAGCAGTTGGTAAGCCAAGTTGCTAATAAATATCATCCTCGGTCTATGCAAGCTTTTGTTACTAATCCCAAAACTGGAGATATTATTGCAATGACTCAGCGGCCAACGTTTGATCCAATTACTAAAGTAGGATTAAACAATTCTTGGCGGAATATTAATGTACAAGATCAATATGAACCAGGCTCAGTTATGAAAGTAATGACTTTAGCAGCTGCGATTGAATCTCATCATTATAATCCCAATCAATATTATCATTCAGGCTCAATTAATATCGGTGGATGTGTGGTAAAAGACTGGAATCTATCAGGATGGGGTGATATCCCATTAGAACAGGCTTTTGTACGTTCTAGTAATGTAGGAATGGTCTTTTTAGAGCAACAGATGGGAGCCAATACCTGGTTAGAGTATTTAAAAAAATTCCATATTGGACAAAAAACTGAAATTACTTTACCTGGAGAAGTGGCGGGTAATATTAATTTTCAGCATTTGTCTGATCAAGCAATCACGTCATTTGGACAAAGCGTTGATGTCACTGGTGTACAAATGATACAGGCTTTAGGGGCCATTGGTAATCAAGGTGTAATGATGAAGCCTCGGATTGTATCACAGATTGAAGATCCCAATACTGACTCTGTCAAAAAAATTAAAACTCAAAAAGTCGGTCAACCAGTGTCTGCAGCTACTGCCCAAAAAGTATTAAATGCGATGCGCGATGTTGTGCAGCAAAAATATGGTACAGGTACTGTTTATAAAATTGAAGGCCAAGATATTGCAGTGAAAACAGGGACTGCTCAAATTGCAAGTTCCAGTGGGGGATACTTAGCAGGTGGCAATAATTATATTTATTCTGTGGCTGGATTAGCTCCAGCAAGTAATCCTAAATATTTGGTTTATATTACAATGCAGCAACCACAAAATATGGATAAATCTGCTGAACAGATTTTAGCTGAAATTTTCAATCCAATGATGCAACGATTGCTCGGAACCGGTACAATAGAAAATGTTAAACCTAATACTTCTGCGATAACTTTGCCAGATGTCACGGGGAGTACTTTAGCACAAGCTCAAAAATCATTACAAAAGCAACAACTCAACATTGGAATAGCCGGAACTGGAAGTACTGTGGTTCAACAGTTACCAAGTGCCAATTCCAATATTTTACGAGGCCAAAGGGTAGTATTATTGACTAATGGTGCGATGACAATGCCCGATGTCACCGGGTGGTCTAAAAATGATTTGTTGAAGCTATCTGAGATTACTGGTAAAAAGATTGTTTTAAATGGTCGCGGCTACGCTGTTAAGCAAAATATTGCCCCAGGAGCAGTTTTAAATACAGTTAAACAAATTACAATTGAACTTAAGTAG
- the ftsL gene encoding cell division protein FtsL, translated as MLDNTARNSNQTAVEVPQKKQQVDNNVHQAIRVNNQAVPFSKLEKVLLVCIGIATLVMMIFLVNLRTVNAQQQRQIQDVAAQTQVVISKNVTLRQEISELSSSSRLLQIAKDHHLTLQANNIRNISK; from the coding sequence ATGTTGGATAATACTGCGAGAAATTCTAATCAAACTGCTGTGGAAGTACCACAAAAAAAACAACAAGTAGATAATAATGTTCATCAAGCTATTCGAGTCAATAATCAAGCGGTCCCTTTTTCGAAATTGGAAAAAGTATTATTAGTCTGCATTGGTATTGCTACTCTTGTAATGATGATTTTTTTAGTTAATTTGCGCACAGTGAATGCACAGCAACAGCGGCAAATTCAAGATGTTGCTGCACAAACACAAGTTGTTATATCGAAAAATGTCACTTTACGACAAGAAATCAGTGAACTTAGTAGCTCCAGTCGGCTACTGCAAATTGCTAAAGATCACCATTTGACCTTACAAGCTAATAATATAAGGAATATTTCAAAATGA
- the rsmH gene encoding 16S rRNA (cytosine(1402)-N(4))-methyltransferase RsmH: MFRHKTVLLTPAIDALCVHDGGTYVDATFGRGGHTQYLLNKGTNLTVLAFDRDQQAIDAGKELVTTTNNQTSNHLELIKANFEDLQEQLKQRQIFNLDGIVYDLGVSSPQFDDPTRGFSYRYDARLDMRMDQSQDLDAEYIVNHWEYQQLVRIFFRYGDEKFSKRIARSIINHRQKTPITSTLQLVEVIKEAIPAAARRQGGHPAKKVFQALRIAVNDELGALEQSLTAAINLLLPGGYISVITFQSLEDRIVKQIFRENAQLNVPGDMPVVPDNLEPKLKVITKKPILPSAEELEHNHRAHSAHLRVAQKLHQ, translated from the coding sequence ATGTTCCGGCATAAAACAGTTTTATTAACACCAGCAATTGATGCATTGTGTGTGCATGATGGCGGGACATATGTTGATGCTACCTTTGGAAGAGGTGGGCATACACAATATTTATTAAATAAAGGAACAAATCTGACAGTTTTAGCTTTTGATCGTGACCAACAAGCAATAGATGCTGGAAAAGAATTAGTAACCACAACTAATAATCAAACTAGTAATCATTTGGAATTAATTAAAGCTAATTTTGAAGATCTACAAGAGCAATTAAAGCAGCGTCAAATATTTAATCTTGATGGAATTGTTTATGATTTAGGTGTTTCTTCACCACAATTTGATGATCCTACACGTGGATTCAGTTATCGCTATGATGCACGACTTGATATGCGCATGGATCAATCTCAAGATTTAGATGCAGAATATATTGTTAATCATTGGGAATATCAGCAATTAGTGCGGATTTTTTTTCGCTATGGGGATGAAAAATTTTCCAAGAGAATTGCTCGTTCGATTATTAATCATCGACAAAAAACACCAATTACAAGCACTTTACAACTAGTAGAAGTTATTAAAGAAGCTATTCCGGCAGCTGCTAGGCGCCAAGGTGGCCATCCGGCAAAAAAGGTTTTTCAAGCATTAAGAATTGCAGTTAATGATGAGTTAGGGGCATTAGAGCAATCTTTAACTGCTGCAATTAACCTACTCTTGCCAGGTGGGTATATTAGTGTTATTACCTTTCAATCATTAGAAGATCGAATTGTAAAACAGATATTTCGAGAGAATGCACAACTTAATGTTCCGGGGGATATGCCAGTTGTTCCGGACAATTTAGAGCCAAAATTAAAAGTTATTACTAAAAAGCCTATTTTGCCATCTGCAGAAGAATTAGAGCATAATCATCGGGCTCATAGTGCCCATTTACGAGTGGCACAAAAATTACATCAATAA
- the mraZ gene encoding division/cell wall cluster transcriptional repressor MraZ, which translates to MFMGEYHHNIDTKGRLIIPTKFRQQLDSCFVLTRGMDGCLFGYSLSKWHQLEQQLQKLPLTKQSARSFIRFFYAAAAECEFDKQGRINISSTLIEYANLSKNCVIAGVLDRIEIWDEDAWQQTSAETAQNFAQTSEELRDLFDLNL; encoded by the coding sequence ATGTTTATGGGAGAGTATCACCATAACATTGACACTAAAGGTCGTTTAATCATTCCAACAAAATTTCGGCAGCAATTAGATAGCTGTTTTGTGTTAACTCGAGGTATGGATGGTTGTCTGTTTGGCTACTCGCTTTCTAAGTGGCACCAACTAGAGCAGCAATTACAAAAATTACCGCTAACTAAACAGAGTGCACGTTCATTCATTCGATTTTTTTATGCTGCTGCAGCTGAATGCGAATTCGATAAGCAAGGGCGGATCAATATCTCTAGTACCTTGATTGAATATGCAAATTTATCTAAAAATTGTGTTATTGCTGGAGTTTTAGATCGAATAGAAATTTGGGATGAAGACGCTTGGCAACAAACTAGTGCAGAAACTGCACAGAATTTTGCACAAACTTCTGAAGAGTTACGGGATTTATTTGATTTAAATTTATAA
- a CDS encoding DUF4044 domain-containing protein: MKKKKSITTRIIQAVIWLMVIVTLVGVVASAFISFM; the protein is encoded by the coding sequence TTGAAGAAAAAGAAAAGTATTACTACCAGAATTATTCAAGCTGTTATTTGGCTAATGGTTATTGTGACATTAGTCGGAGTTGTAGCGAGTGCATTCATTTCATTTATGTAA
- a CDS encoding amino acid ABC transporter substrate-binding protein: protein MKKIIVFLESICLLISLCACGQKQRVGTDQATLIVGVDDSFVPMGFQSDSGRLTGFDIDLAKAVGKKIHRKMVFQTIDWSMKETELRNRTIDLIWNGYTKTPERAAKVYFSQPYLRNQQVVVVKQTDKITQLSQLRDKNVGVQSSSTGYDDLMQQPHILKQFIRNQTPIQYDNIQNGMMDLKAGRIQGFLIDRVFAEYYLKHDRSQDRFKILVTPYHSESFAVGLRKDDYRLQKQINQALQQLKKTGQLQKLSYYWFGKDISQ, encoded by the coding sequence ATGAAAAAAATAATAGTTTTCTTAGAAAGTATTTGTCTTTTAATTAGTTTATGTGCTTGTGGCCAAAAGCAACGTGTTGGTACAGATCAAGCTACCTTGATTGTTGGTGTGGATGATTCTTTTGTGCCAATGGGATTTCAATCTGACAGCGGTAGATTAACCGGTTTTGATATTGATTTAGCTAAAGCTGTGGGTAAAAAAATTCATCGTAAAATGGTTTTTCAGACAATTGACTGGTCAATGAAAGAAACTGAATTACGCAATCGGACTATTGATTTGATTTGGAATGGCTATACTAAAACACCAGAAAGAGCAGCAAAAGTATATTTTTCACAACCTTATTTACGTAATCAACAAGTAGTTGTAGTCAAACAAACAGATAAAATCACACAATTAAGTCAATTACGTGATAAGAATGTGGGGGTTCAATCTAGTTCAACAGGATATGATGATTTAATGCAACAACCCCATATTTTAAAACAATTTATTCGTAATCAAACCCCCATACAATACGATAATATTCAAAATGGGATGATGGATTTAAAAGCTGGTCGTATTCAAGGATTTCTAATCGATCGCGTATTTGCAGAATATTATTTGAAACATGATCGCTCCCAAGATCGATTCAAAATTTTAGTTACGCCGTATCACAGTGAAAGTTTTGCCGTTGGCTTGCGTAAAGATGATTATCGGTTGCAAAAGCAAATTAATCAAGCATTACAACAACTGAAAAAAACTGGTCAGTTACAAAAATTAAGCTACTATTGGTTTGGCAAAGATATTAGTCAATAA
- a CDS encoding amino acid ABC transporter ATP-binding protein, whose protein sequence is MLELDNVTKSFNGQIIFQDINLEIQPNTILSIVGPSGIGKTTLLRTILGLEKIDSGKFLLNGKSFNPQNHQQNNIGVVFQDYRLFPNLSVLENIILAPVQVQKNSRTKATEAADKLLTSLGLVDKKDLYPYQLSGGQKQRVAIARALILQPKILCYDEPTSALDADSKWQVADLLEQFRTLKMTQLVVTHDLEFAQKISDKIFKLERPT, encoded by the coding sequence ATTCTAGAATTAGATAATGTCACCAAATCATTCAACGGTCAAATAATTTTTCAAGATATTAATCTGGAAATTCAACCAAATACAATATTATCCATAGTTGGTCCCAGCGGAATCGGCAAGACAACTTTACTACGAACTATTTTGGGATTAGAAAAAATTGACAGTGGGAAATTTTTATTAAACGGAAAAAGCTTCAATCCACAAAATCATCAACAAAATAATATTGGCGTTGTTTTTCAAGATTATCGCTTATTTCCAAATTTGTCGGTTTTGGAGAATATTATTTTGGCTCCGGTACAAGTTCAAAAGAATTCACGGACAAAAGCTACTGAAGCAGCGGATAAATTGCTAACATCTTTAGGGCTAGTTGATAAAAAAGATTTATATCCTTATCAATTATCTGGTGGACAAAAACAACGTGTTGCTATCGCTCGGGCTTTGATATTGCAACCTAAAATTCTTTGCTATGATGAACCAACTAGTGCATTAGATGCAGATAGTAAGTGGCAAGTTGCTGACCTATTAGAACAATTTCGAACATTAAAAATGACACAGTTAGTTGTGACCCATGATTTGGAATTTGCTCAAAAAATATCAGATAAAATATTTAAATTGGAGCGACCAACATGA
- a CDS encoding amino acid ABC transporter permease: protein MTYLGRIFPSLIGGAKITLLLFVITLVLSIPLGIILSWGLRSHFKLLRWLLSGYVWLMRGTPLLLQLIFIFYGLPTIGVVFERFTAAIVAFTLNYAAYFAEIFRGGLQAVSQSQREAAVVLGLNKLQSFRFIVWPQVLKIVLPSIGNEVINLVKDSSLVYVLGIGDLLRAGNVATARDVTLLPLLMVGIIYLIMTAVLTYIQSKIERRFSYYE, encoded by the coding sequence ATGACATATCTAGGAAGGATTTTTCCATCATTAATTGGAGGAGCCAAAATAACATTACTACTATTTGTAATTACATTAGTGTTGTCAATTCCTTTAGGAATCATTTTAAGTTGGGGATTAAGAAGTCATTTTAAACTTTTACGCTGGCTTTTGAGCGGATATGTGTGGTTAATGCGCGGGACACCATTATTATTACAGTTAATTTTTATTTTCTATGGTTTGCCAACTATTGGTGTTGTTTTTGAACGTTTTACAGCAGCAATTGTGGCTTTTACTCTTAATTATGCAGCTTATTTTGCTGAAATTTTTCGCGGAGGGTTACAAGCTGTTAGCCAATCTCAACGAGAAGCAGCGGTTGTTTTAGGGCTGAATAAATTACAATCATTTCGTTTTATTGTTTGGCCTCAAGTTTTAAAAATTGTTTTGCCCTCAATTGGCAACGAGGTAATTAATCTGGTAAAAGATTCATCTTTAGTCTATGTATTAGGTATTGGAGATCTATTACGGGCAGGTAACGTTGCTACTGCTAGAGATGTAACGCTTTTACCGTTACTAATGGTCGGAATTATCTATCTAATTATGACGGCCGTTTTAACTTACATTCAATCAAAAATTGAACGGAGGTTTTCTTATTATGAATAA
- the minD gene encoding septum site-determining protein MinD, with the protein MGTSIVVTSGKGGVGKSTTVANLSLALVKAGKRICVVDLDVGLRNLDTILGLSDRVIYDLIDVIENRVDVFQALVPHPDYNDQLYLLAASQSATQRNLEVDRMQDIVNDLKSSFDFVILDCPAGIEAGFNAAVSVADSALVITTPEIAAVSDADRVVGLLEDANLQYGLHLVINRVRLQMLQNGKSMDIQSIVDRLSVPLIGVIVDDDEVIATSNNGESVVASQSDNPAAVGYYNLAHRILGENIPLNEIEIDKPVDKKNGFWYRMFHH; encoded by the coding sequence ATGGGAACATCAATTGTGGTGACATCTGGTAAAGGTGGCGTTGGAAAATCTACCACGGTAGCCAATTTAAGTTTGGCTTTGGTTAAAGCTGGAAAGCGAATTTGCGTAGTAGATTTAGATGTCGGTTTGCGTAACTTGGATACTATTTTAGGTTTAAGTGATCGTGTCATTTATGACCTGATTGATGTGATTGAAAATAGAGTTGATGTTTTTCAGGCTTTAGTTCCACATCCTGACTATAATGATCAACTATATCTTTTAGCAGCTTCCCAAAGTGCAACCCAACGTAATCTTGAAGTGGATCGCATGCAAGATATTGTGAATGATTTAAAAAGTAGTTTTGATTTTGTGATTTTGGATTGTCCTGCGGGAATTGAAGCAGGATTTAATGCGGCAGTGTCGGTAGCTGATAGTGCACTAGTTATAACAACACCGGAAATCGCGGCTGTTAGTGATGCAGATCGTGTTGTTGGCCTTTTGGAAGATGCCAATTTACAATATGGTTTACATTTAGTAATCAACCGCGTGCGTTTACAAATGTTACAAAATGGTAAATCAATGGATATTCAAAGCATCGTCGATCGATTATCAGTGCCTTTAATTGGTGTGATTGTCGATGATGATGAAGTTATTGCTACTTCTAATAACGGAGAATCCGTTGTTGCCAGTCAATCTGATAATCCTGCTGCTGTTGGTTACTACAATTTAGCACACCGAATTTTAGGTGAAAATATTCCGCTTAATGAAATTGAAATTGACAAACCTGTTGACAAAAAGAATGGTTTTTGGTATCGTATGTTTCACCATTAA
- a CDS encoding septum site-determining protein MinC — translation MKSVILKGKGNKYFLELNSDANFSESLIEIKNLLQQLVDSTSQHSQKIPIVIDSQNRLLTSDQLTQIKTIISEFAIFELQHVVSNVFSRQKVEQLLDKNFLNIETKIIRSGKVVDYQGNLLLLGNVHKGAIVRATGDIYIGSHVEGIVHAGFPNYSGAILTGDISHASQIRISDLIQIVSDMEEQTFNNNSLFYINDLHVLTQDNISNLHEIKPRREIILG, via the coding sequence GTGAAAAGTGTTATATTAAAGGGTAAAGGCAATAAATATTTTTTAGAACTTAATTCTGATGCAAACTTCTCTGAATCACTAATTGAGATAAAAAATTTATTACAACAATTAGTAGATTCCACTTCACAACATTCTCAGAAAATACCAATTGTGATTGATTCTCAAAATCGACTTTTAACTAGTGATCAACTCACACAAATTAAGACTATTATTTCGGAATTTGCTATTTTTGAATTGCAACACGTAGTATCGAATGTATTTAGCCGTCAAAAAGTTGAGCAACTATTAGATAAAAATTTCTTAAATATTGAAACAAAGATTATTCGTTCAGGTAAGGTTGTAGATTATCAAGGTAATTTATTGCTTTTAGGTAATGTTCATAAAGGAGCAATTGTACGTGCCACGGGTGATATTTATATAGGTAGTCATGTAGAAGGTATTGTTCATGCAGGTTTTCCTAATTATAGCGGAGCCATTCTTACTGGTGATATAAGTCATGCCAGTCAAATTAGAATTAGTGATTTGATTCAAATAGTTTCCGATATGGAAGAACAAACATTTAATAATAATTCTTTGTTTTATATTAATGATTTGCATGTACTAACCCAAGATAATATTAGTAATTTACATGAAATCAAGCCTCGTCGTGAAATTATTTTAGGTTAA
- the mreD gene encoding rod shape-determining protein MreD codes for MVELKSKTAKYIEQFCLLLLGFFLDGVIKSVFPILNRSTFQVSVQIMLIILVMMILRDPHENNHLFFYSLILGILYDSYYSRIFGLYTVIFPLTVFIVQKIQDYVPESILFEWSTYFIVLTVSLIYLYLIGSFLNLVMVDGTRFITDWLGPTLLVNSVIFLIVYFILKKVIGWLCK; via the coding sequence ATGGTTGAATTAAAAAGTAAAACAGCTAAATATATTGAGCAATTTTGTTTGCTGTTGTTGGGATTTTTTTTGGACGGAGTAATCAAAAGTGTGTTCCCAATTTTAAATAGGTCAACTTTTCAAGTATCAGTACAAATAATGCTGATAATTCTTGTAATGATGATTCTCCGTGATCCTCATGAAAATAACCATTTGTTTTTTTATAGTCTGATATTGGGCATTTTATATGATTCATATTATTCTCGTATTTTTGGCTTATACACAGTAATATTTCCATTAACGGTGTTTATTGTGCAAAAAATTCAAGACTACGTTCCAGAATCGATCCTTTTTGAGTGGAGTACTTATTTTATTGTGTTAACAGTATCACTGATTTATCTTTACTTGATTGGTTCATTTTTGAATTTGGTAATGGTCGATGGAACTAGGTTTATTACTGATTGGTTAGGGCCGACCTTACTAGTAAATTCTGTAATATTTTTAATAGTGTATTTTATTTTAAAAAAAGTAATTGGTTGGTTGTGTAAGTGA